TTCCAAAACGATTACCACTGCAATCATCCATAGCAATATAACCCAGCGACTGTATTTTTTGGTGAAGCTCTTCCCCGTCAAAATAACTGCAATTGGAACCCGTTCCCAAAATAGATATGATTGCTTTTTCATTAGTTGGATTGGTAGCATAGGCTGCCGCATAGGTATCTTCTTTAACTGATACTTCCGCATGAGGAAAAAATTCCCTGAACGTTTCTGCAAGCGAATTTTTCATACGGTCTGTGCCACATCCGGCTCCATAGAAAAAAAGATGGGTTACGTCCTTTCTGTTATGATAGATATCGAAACGGTCTTCCAGACGTTCAATAACTTCTTTTTTATCCAAAACTTCAGGATTTAACCCTAAAGATTGTGTGGTGAACAACTTATTGCCATTATCATCCAAAGCAATCCAGTCTGCTTTTGTTGACCCACTGTCTACTAATAATTTCATTTATGGTTTGTTAGTTTGTTTAATATTTGCAGAAGCCTGAAAACAGCTTCCTATTATCTTACCTAATTTTATAAATTCTTACACCAAAATCCGGACTGAAAGATTTAAAAAAACTAAAGTAAGGAAAAAATGGTTGGGGAATAGTAGCCCCCCGTTTTGAAAATAAAAAAGTCCCGCCAATAGCAAAAATGACGGGACCTTTTAATTATTAATTACAATTGCGCGATGTGTACAGATAAATCAATCAGTTTGCTTGAGTATCCGTATTCGTTATCATACCAGGAAACAAGCTTAAAGAAGGTCGAATTTAATCCGATTCCGGCTTTAGCATCTACGATAGAAGTACGGGAATCAGAGATAAAATCCTGTGAAACCACGTCGTCTTCCGTATAACCGATAATGCCTTTATAGTCTGTTTCAGAAGCATTTTTCAATACTTTCATGATATCCTCATAAGTAGTTTCTTTTTGAAGTTTTACGGTTAAATCTACTACAGAAACGTCAGCATTTGGAACACGCATGGACATACCTGTCAATTTTCCGTTCAATTCCGGAATTACTTTACCTACAGCTTTTGCAGCACCTGTAGAAGCCGGGATAATATTTAAAAGAGCTGCTCTTCCACCACGGAAATCCTTGCGTGAAGGACCATCAACCGTTAATTGTGTTGCTGTTGTAGCGTGAACCGTTGTCATCAATCCTTCAACAATTCCAAAATTGTCGTTGATTACTTTTGCCAATGGAGCCAAACAGTTTGTTGTACAGGAAGCATTGGAAACAATCGTATCTGCCGCTGTAGCTTTTGTATGGTTTACTCCCATAACAAACATTGGAGCATCTGCAGATGGCGCAGAGATTACAACTTTTTTAGCTCCACCTTTGATATGCTCATTGGCTTTTTCAAGAGTTGTGAAAATTCCGGTACATTCTGCTACCACATCTACTCCCACTTCATCCCATTTCAATACAGACGGGTCTTTTTCTGCTGTTACACGAATCAGTCTGTCATTTACAAAAAGCTTTCCGTCTTTTACTTCAACTTTTCCTGCAAAACGTCCGTGTACAGAATCATATTTTAAAAGGTAAGCCAGGTGTTCAACATCTAACAAGTCGTTAATGGCTACTACTTCTACGTTATCTCTATTTATGGTTTCTCTGAAAACGATTCTACCAATTCTTCCGAAACCGTTTATTCCTAATTTTACTTTTGACATTTTTTCTACTTGCTTAGGGCTTCAAGCGGCACGCTTTCAGCCAATTTATATATTTGTTTATTTTACTGTTTTTGATGGGAATTTGCGACCAAATAATTAAGTCGTCATAATGTCTGATACTCTCAACAATTCCCTGTCGATTTGTGAATGCCCTTTGATAGCCTGTTCTAAAGGAGTCAATTCAATCTTGTCATTCAAAAGTCCAACCATATAGTTGCTTTTTCCATCAAGAATCGATTCAACGGCTTTTACACCTAAACGGCTTGCCAGAACGCGGTCAAAACAGGAAGGCGCACCACCTCGCTGCATGTGTCCTAAAACAGATACGCGAACATCATATTCAGGCATGTTTTCTTCAACATAGTCTTTAAGTTCGAAAACATTTTTGCCTATTTTGTCACCTTCTGCAATAACTACAATACTGGAAGATTTTCCTGACAGTTTGCTTTTACGCAACGATTCCAATAGGCGGTCCAGTCCAAGATCTTCCTCCGGAATTAATATTTCTTCAGCTCCGGCACCAATACCTGCATTCAAGGCAATATGTCCTGCATCACGCCCCATCACCTCTACAAAGAAAAGTCGGTTGTGGGAACTCGCTGTATCTCTGATTTTATCGATGGCTTCTACTACAGTATTCAAAGCCGTGTCATATCCTAATGTATGGGTTGTTCCGAAAATATCATTGTCTATAGTTCCCGGAATTCCGATTATTGGAAAACCATATTCTTTATTGAAAACAAGTCCTCCTGTAAAGCTTCCGTCGCCACCAATGACAACCAAAGCCTCTACTCCTGCAGCCGACAAATTGCTGTGGGCTTTCTTTCTGCCTTCTTCCGTCATGAATTCTTTAGAACGGGCAGACTTTAAAATTGTTCCTCCTTTATTAATGATATTGTTTACGCTTCGAGGTCCCATTTCTTTAAAATCGCCTTCTATCATACCTTGATATCCTCTGTAGATTCCGATACATTCAATGTTATGATAAGCGCAGGTTCTAACGACCGAACGGATAGCGGCATTCATTCCCGGAGAATCACCTCCAGATGTCAATACGCCGATTTTTTTTATTGTTTTTGACATTTATTTGCTGTTAATACTGTAAAATTAGCAAACAAATATTACTTTAAGAATAGGGTTTTTAATAATTTAGGAAACAATTAGAATTTCAATCGATTTCGTTGATAAGTTTTTATTTTCGTTGCTGTAAAGTTGGTAATTTTTGTAAATTATAGGGTAAAAATCGCCAAGTTGATAAAGATTAATCCATTACAGGGACTTATTTCTATAAACTTATTTGCGGCTCTGCGCCTTTGCGAGCAATTATTTTCACGCAAAGACGCAGAACCGCAAAGTTCATAAACAGTATTTAGTGTTAATCCATATCCGGAACTTTTGGCTGTTCCGTTTTTTGTTTTTCAGTCTTTTGCGTATCGGCTTTCTTTCTTCGGTCCTGTGTCCATTGGATAAAATCAGGCGAAAGGTCCGAATCCGGCATATGGTCTGTTGAAGTATTTTCTTTTTCTTCTTTGGTTTTGATATTGAAAATCTTATACCATAATTCTTTCAGAGTATCAAAATCGACTTCATAGGAAACCCCAAGTCCTTGGGTATAGCCAATTCCTTCTCCTATATAGTTAATGTCATTTTCACGGTTAAATACTCTTAAATTTAGAGTTCCGTCATCATTTACCCTGTATTTCACTTCTACATTACCCACAATTACGGATTGGTTCACACCACCCACAGGCACACCCACTTTTCCGTCAATAGAAATCCTTTCGTTAATTTGTGTGGTTATGGCAATCCCGAACTGGCTGCTGGTTTCTGCTGTTGGCGTACGGTCTGCCATCTGATAATCCAAAGCAACGGTAAATTTACCGTCTTCATCCTGGAACAAATCGTTAAACAAACCGCTGGCTCTTTCAAACAAGCTTCCGTATACTGCCGTTCCTGCGTTTTCCGAACTCAGGAAGTTTCCTGTACCCAAAAGCGAAAGTGCCTGGTTGACACGGGTATCCTTATCATCCAATTTTACCTGCAATTCCGATTTCAATACAGAACTTACCGTAGGGAAATTAATCGTAAAGTCAGGGTCAGGATTCATCAGGTTTCCGGTCAATCCGATTACTACTTCAACCGGAACTTTTCGGTTAAAGGAGGCATTATCCTGCAAAACAGCCGGATTGGCCTGGGTTTTGTAAATGGCATCAATGTTCAGACGGGCTCGTAAAGGGTCACCATCCCATGAAATAGAACTTCCCTTTTTTACCTGGAATTTCTTATCAATAATTCCTCCGTATTTGAAATTGTATTCTCCTTCCCTAACCTGGAAGTCACCCCACATATTGAATTTACCCAGAGTACTGATTTCAAGTCGCATCGTACCGTCACCATTCCCTTTCAGGGCATGTCCGGTATTTCTATCAATAATAATTTCTATTTCTGCTTCGGGTGTGATTTTTAAATCAAACTGCAATTCCAGTCCTGAATTGTTTATAACCTTTTCAACTATACCTTTTTCCAGATTGTATTTTTCTTTCGGGCTCAGGAATGTGATAAAAGTATTGTTCCCTACTCCTGCTGCCGAATTTATAGGAATCTTAATACTGGTTCCTTGTTTGGATTCCGCATCCACCGTAATCAACAATCCATTGGTAGGTCCTTTTATAGAAGCCCGTCCGGCAATAAAAGCAGTACCAAAATACATGGCATCATCAGAATCTTTGGTGTCCAGTGCCAATAATCGGTCAGATTGTATGTTAAGGTCGAGTACCCACTTTTTGAAATTTTGATGCTTGATGCTTCCAGTCAGATATCCTTTTGTTTTGTATTTGGTATCGGTCATCCTTGCATCATTAAAGCGGAATTGGTTCTCCGTTAAATCAACAATGGAACGTTCGTCAAATTCATAATCGACATTCAGATAAGGTACTTTGAGCCCAACTTCATCCAGGAAAAGCCTTCCGTTAATTTGCGGTTCTTTTAGTGTCCCGACAAAATTGGCATTACCCGTAGCAAATCCGCGAATCCTCGAAATGACATTACCGCCCAACGGACTCAACGCACCAAGATTGAATTTGTTGAATTTGAAGTCCAGATCAAAAAGCGTCTGCTTGTTCAATATGCCTATATCTCCCGTGATTATGAAGTTCTCAACATTATCATTTTCCAATACGGAGTTTACGCTAAACCTGTTCAGGTTTTCATTTCCCTGAATCTGAACCGAAAGATTACCCAAAGCAATCTCGTTCACGTTCAGACTATCGACTGTAATCGTTGAAGCCGGTTGATAGATTGCCTTGTTCTGTTTAAAATCAATTTCACCGTTTAGTTTTCCTTCAATACGCAGGCTATCCATTTCGGGCAATAATTTGCCAAGGCTTACTTCCCTGAAGCTTAACTTCAAATCCTTGTAAGTACTATCGCGAATAATGCCTCCCAACTCAATCTTTTGGTTGTTATGCGTCATCAAAATGTTTTCGATAGAGAAATTCTTAAACTTCTTATCAAAAACAATTTTGTTGTCGTTGGCATCATTTTCATTCAGGAACCACATATAGTCCTTGATATTGACTTCAGACTTCTTAATACCGACAACGTTGTTATTCTTTTCGTCAATCGTGTGGTAAACGTTCAGGTTGTAAAAGTCTTTACTTTCATTTCCGCCTTTAAATTCGGTTCTGAAAAAGAGCGTGTCTTCAAGCTTAACGTTAATCGTACTGAAATTTGAAATTTTATAACGCTTGGTCTTAATGCTGTCCATTTCGATATAGGCATTATACAGCGGGTTCTGGTTGTCTATTTCCAAAGAAACCTTATCAAAATAATTTCCGTAAGCCTTAATCTCAGGCGAATCGAAATTCATCTTAAACTGATTCGAGTCGGAAGTCATTTTTCCTGAAACCACAGTATTTGTCCCAATAGATACTTCCGGCAGGAAAACTTCAATCAGTTTATTGTAAACGGAAAGATTAAAATCTAAAAACTGTCCGGGTTTTACCTTATTGGGTTTGTAATTGGTATACAGGCTACCTATTGCATTTTCAATAATTTTAGGTACCTGTCTGAATTCATATTTCCCTACAATCTGTCCTTTAATAATATCAGGCGAATTAATTGCAATTGTACGAACCCTGTTTTCGTCAAAACGGGACTGGATTGTAAAATCATCGAAGAAATAGATGTCTTTTTGGTTTTGGTAAGAAGTCTGTGAAATAAAAATGTCACCGTACATATTATCGATACTGTTTCCGGTAATCTGCATGGTTACATCGCCCTTAAAAAGTGAAATGGAATCTCTTTTTACAAGATTGAGTTTGTTTAAATCCGCATAATCAATCAGGGCATGGAAATCATAATGGTTTTCCGATTTGCTCAAATCAAGCAATCCTTTGAAATCCATTTTCAGGTTTTCATCATTTACGACAACCTTTCCCTGAAACAACGGATTTTTAAACGTTCCGTCAACTTCTATATTTTTATAATCGTATTTTTTAAAATTCAGGCTATAAATTTTCCCGCTCACTTTTGTATCCAAAAATTTTCGCGTGAATCCTTTTCCGGCTACTTCCAAATCCAATGTTACAGGGCCAAAATCTTTCTGTCGCAAAAATCTTCCTATATTGAATTTTTCAAAGTTTATATTTCCTTTGTAAGAAGCATTGTCAATATTATCAATATCATACAACTGTAAATCTGCCGCAAGCTCTCCAATAGAAGTTGTCAGGTAAATGTCTGCTTTTACATCAGAATGGGTGATTTGTGCATTACCCGTAATATCAAAATCTCCAAGATATTCTAATGAAGAAGGAAGTTTTTCTCCTAATATTCTTGGCAATATCGATTTCAGGTTGGCATAATCCGATGACAGCTTTTTAAAATCTCCACGAATAAGAAATGCATCTTTATCCGGATTAAAAAGGTTTTTGAAATTAATATCTCCAATAATCTGGGAATGGTTGTCTACAATCAGCTTTAAATTGCGGGTAAAGAAATCATTCATCGTCCCGGCCAGGATGGTCGAAAAATTAAATTTCTTGTTTTTCCCGAATTCACCGTAGAAATGATTCAGGTCGTTTGTGGAAATTGAGGCAGAATCCACATCTACATCAAAGTGAACTTTGTTGACAAAATCAGCAAGCCCGCCTTCTTTGTAGGTCAATACCACATTTCCTTTCAGGTTGGATTCTTTCGTCAGAAGCGTCAGTTCTTTTAAAAGAATGCTTTCTTTTGAATAGCTGAATTTTCCTGTCAGGTCTTTAACATAGAGGCCTCTGTGGTCTTGAAAGGCCAGCTTTCGTATTTCCGTGGTAATATCGCTTCCGTAAATCTTAAACTTACGTACACTGGCATCCATTTTAGTAAAATCAACGCTGGTTTTGGTAATCGCATTTTCGTTTGTAATCTTGAAATGGCTCTTAGACAGATAGATATTATCAGCATTTAGCTGGAACGGCTTATGTGATTTTTTACCGGTATCAAACAGTCCGACAAAAACATTGATATTGGACTCTTCTTCTCCTTTGTAGTTTTTAAGATTAAAAAACAGCCTGTCTGCATAGATGTCTCCAAAAATCAAATCTCCTGATTTCAGTTTTTTAAAACTTAAAATATTGGTCTTAATCGAATTGGCATAAATCAGGGTATCTTTGTGATGGTCCCTAATGAGTACCGTTTTCAGTTTTACACCACCAAAAATGGAGATTGCAACCTGGTCAACATTAATGTCTGTTCCATAATCTTCGTTTAAGGTTTCGGTAACGTAATGTGCTATTTTGGTTTGAACAAAAGGCAGTGAAAGAGCAATGCCGAGTAACAGCAAAAGTAGAATTATACCCAGTAAGGTACGAAATACTATTTTTTTAAATTTTTTGATACTCTTAATTGTTTTATTTTTGTCAAATATAATTCAAAATCCGTGCCCTTTTATGGGAAATAACTCTCTTTTTATATTAGCTATCGAAAGTTCCTGCGACGATACCGCAGCTGCCATTCTTCAAGACAACAAAGTCCTGTCCAATGTTGTTGCAAATCAGAGCATTCACGGCGAATATGGCGGTGTAGTTCCCGAACTTGCTTCGAGAGCCCACCAGCAAAATATCGTTCCCGTTATTGAAATGGCGATTCGCAAAGCAAATATCGATAAAAAACAGTTAAATGCAATAGCTTTTACACAAGGTCCGGGTCTTATGGGGTCGCTATTGGTAGGCAGTTCTTTTGCCAAATCCTTATCGCTTGCCTTAAAGGTTCCGTTGATTGCCGTTAACCATATGCATGCCCATATTCTGGCGCATTTTATAGAAGAAGAAGGTTACGACAAGCCGGAATTTCCTTTTCTGGCATTGACAATCAGCGGCGGACATACGCAAATCGTCAAGGTTAACGATTTCTTTGATATGGAAATTATTGGAGAAACGACAGATGACGCTGTTGGTGAAGCTTTTGACAAGAGCGCCAAAATTCTGGGACTTCCCTATCCTGGCGGACCTTTGGTTGACAAATATGCCAAATTGGGAAACCCGAAAGCTTTTTCATTTACCAAACCAAAAGTTCCGGGACTTGATTTCAGCTTTAGCGGCCTAAAAACAGCCATATTGTATTTTATACAGAAAAATGTCGCCC
The sequence above is drawn from the Flavobacterium lindanitolerans genome and encodes:
- a CDS encoding BadF/BadG/BcrA/BcrD ATPase family protein; translation: MKLLVDSGSTKADWIALDDNGNKLFTTQSLGLNPEVLDKKEVIERLEDRFDIYHNRKDVTHLFFYGAGCGTDRMKNSLAETFREFFPHAEVSVKEDTYAAAYATNPTNEKAIISILGTGSNCSYFDGEELHQKIQSLGYIAMDDCSGNRFGRDLIRAYYFGKMPKHLASLFEKEYDLDPDVIKNHLYKQANPNAYLATFAKFLIQHKDDEFIQKLVFEAMQVFVDNYITQFEDCREVPVHFVGSIAFYLKDELKQVLDKNGLRLGNVLRRPIDGLIEYHKIN
- the gap gene encoding type I glyceraldehyde-3-phosphate dehydrogenase, with product MSKVKLGINGFGRIGRIVFRETINRDNVEVVAINDLLDVEHLAYLLKYDSVHGRFAGKVEVKDGKLFVNDRLIRVTAEKDPSVLKWDEVGVDVVAECTGIFTTLEKANEHIKGGAKKVVISAPSADAPMFVMGVNHTKATAADTIVSNASCTTNCLAPLAKVINDNFGIVEGLMTTVHATTATQLTVDGPSRKDFRGGRAALLNIIPASTGAAKAVGKVIPELNGKLTGMSMRVPNADVSVVDLTVKLQKETTYEDIMKVLKNASETDYKGIIGYTEDDVVSQDFISDSRTSIVDAKAGIGLNSTFFKLVSWYDNEYGYSSKLIDLSVHIAQL
- the pfkA gene encoding 6-phosphofructokinase: MSKTIKKIGVLTSGGDSPGMNAAIRSVVRTCAYHNIECIGIYRGYQGMIEGDFKEMGPRSVNNIINKGGTILKSARSKEFMTEEGRKKAHSNLSAAGVEALVVIGGDGSFTGGLVFNKEYGFPIIGIPGTIDNDIFGTTHTLGYDTALNTVVEAIDKIRDTASSHNRLFFVEVMGRDAGHIALNAGIGAGAEEILIPEEDLGLDRLLESLRKSKLSGKSSSIVVIAEGDKIGKNVFELKDYVEENMPEYDVRVSVLGHMQRGGAPSCFDRVLASRLGVKAVESILDGKSNYMVGLLNDKIELTPLEQAIKGHSQIDRELLRVSDIMTT
- a CDS encoding translocation/assembly module TamB domain-containing protein, which encodes MLLLGIALSLPFVQTKIAHYVTETLNEDYGTDINVDQVAISIFGGVKLKTVLIRDHHKDTLIYANSIKTNILSFKKLKSGDLIFGDIYADRLFFNLKNYKGEEESNINVFVGLFDTGKKSHKPFQLNADNIYLSKSHFKITNENAITKTSVDFTKMDASVRKFKIYGSDITTEIRKLAFQDHRGLYVKDLTGKFSYSKESILLKELTLLTKESNLKGNVVLTYKEGGLADFVNKVHFDVDVDSASISTNDLNHFYGEFGKNKKFNFSTILAGTMNDFFTRNLKLIVDNHSQIIGDINFKNLFNPDKDAFLIRGDFKKLSSDYANLKSILPRILGEKLPSSLEYLGDFDITGNAQITHSDVKADIYLTTSIGELAADLQLYDIDNIDNASYKGNINFEKFNIGRFLRQKDFGPVTLDLEVAGKGFTRKFLDTKVSGKIYSLNFKKYDYKNIEVDGTFKNPLFQGKVVVNDENLKMDFKGLLDLSKSENHYDFHALIDYADLNKLNLVKRDSISLFKGDVTMQITGNSIDNMYGDIFISQTSYQNQKDIYFFDDFTIQSRFDENRVRTIAINSPDIIKGQIVGKYEFRQVPKIIENAIGSLYTNYKPNKVKPGQFLDFNLSVYNKLIEVFLPEVSIGTNTVVSGKMTSDSNQFKMNFDSPEIKAYGNYFDKVSLEIDNQNPLYNAYIEMDSIKTKRYKISNFSTINVKLEDTLFFRTEFKGGNESKDFYNLNVYHTIDEKNNNVVGIKKSEVNIKDYMWFLNENDANDNKIVFDKKFKNFSIENILMTHNNQKIELGGIIRDSTYKDLKLSFREVSLGKLLPEMDSLRIEGKLNGEIDFKQNKAIYQPASTITVDSLNVNEIALGNLSVQIQGNENLNRFSVNSVLENDNVENFIITGDIGILNKQTLFDLDFKFNKFNLGALSPLGGNVISRIRGFATGNANFVGTLKEPQINGRLFLDEVGLKVPYLNVDYEFDERSIVDLTENQFRFNDARMTDTKYKTKGYLTGSIKHQNFKKWVLDLNIQSDRLLALDTKDSDDAMYFGTAFIAGRASIKGPTNGLLITVDAESKQGTSIKIPINSAAGVGNNTFITFLSPKEKYNLEKGIVEKVINNSGLELQFDLKITPEAEIEIIIDRNTGHALKGNGDGTMRLEISTLGKFNMWGDFQVREGEYNFKYGGIIDKKFQVKKGSSISWDGDPLRARLNIDAIYKTQANPAVLQDNASFNRKVPVEVVIGLTGNLMNPDPDFTINFPTVSSVLKSELQVKLDDKDTRVNQALSLLGTGNFLSSENAGTAVYGSLFERASGLFNDLFQDEDGKFTVALDYQMADRTPTAETSSQFGIAITTQINERISIDGKVGVPVGGVNQSVIVGNVEVKYRVNDDGTLNLRVFNRENDINYIGEGIGYTQGLGVSYEVDFDTLKELWYKIFNIKTKEEKENTSTDHMPDSDLSPDFIQWTQDRRKKADTQKTEKQKTEQPKVPDMD
- the tsaD gene encoding tRNA (adenosine(37)-N6)-threonylcarbamoyltransferase complex transferase subunit TsaD, giving the protein MGNNSLFILAIESSCDDTAAAILQDNKVLSNVVANQSIHGEYGGVVPELASRAHQQNIVPVIEMAIRKANIDKKQLNAIAFTQGPGLMGSLLVGSSFAKSLSLALKVPLIAVNHMHAHILAHFIEEEGYDKPEFPFLALTISGGHTQIVKVNDFFDMEIIGETTDDAVGEAFDKSAKILGLPYPGGPLVDKYAKLGNPKAFSFTKPKVPGLDFSFSGLKTAILYFIQKNVAQNPNFIEENLNDICASIQHTIIEILMDKLKLAAQQTGINQIAIGGGVSANSGIRQTLKEAETKYGWKTFIPKFEYTTDNAAMIGIVGYHKYLASKFEDNSVVSKARIPF